One Pirellulales bacterium genomic region harbors:
- a CDS encoding SDR family NAD(P)-dependent oxidoreductase, with the protein MHELEVLVLTPAGLCDSAVAIAACRADARGTLDLEYVIDRHLAHRELERLAQFTSNAFGVRLGSRADELPDEILAAPHERLGWVLLSATESAGTDLSRRVSRVRDAGRQVLLEVTSPAEIDRALAAECDGIVLKGHEAAGRVGEETSFVLLQRWNQRAAQVSPGTRLPLVWVQGGIGLNTAAACLVGGAQGVVLDSQVLLARETPLSAQIRARLAPFDGSETQIVRSADEQMFRVCSRGDGEKLEQIAASLASASGVDRQALNHSANELPLALGQDIAFAATLAERYRTVGGIIEAIRTRSRQNVEAARRTQPLAAGSRLAASHATRYPILQGPMTRVSDTAPFADSVNAAGALPFLALALMRGPEVERLVSETSQRLAGRSWGVGLLGFLPPEIRREQVEVIRKYRPPFALIAGGRPDQARELESEGIPTYLHVPSPGLLTMFLRDGAKRFVFEGRECGGHVGPRTSFVLWETMCELLLAHLGERGRGNELHVAFAGGLHDALSAAMVSAIAAPLAERGVAIGALIGTAYLFTQEAVDGGAIVPRFQQEAVESRDTVLLETGPGHAIRCLRTPYYDDFQAEKRRLEAQGVSHEELVRALEWMNIGRLRVASKGLDRVDDDGSPRLAQVSAEEQYARGMYMIGQVSSLREGLTTMAELHAQVCDGSSELLEHLDADVTPLRVKHTPPPPCDVAIIGMSCFYPQAIDLRHYWHNILAKSYAVTEVPATHWDWQLYYDPDPLAKDKIYSKWGGFMPDVAIDPFEYGIAPASLKSIEPLQLLLLEAVKHALSDAGYERRPFHRERTAAILGIGGGGSPLATAYGFRTCLPLIDNLPDMPSKSSEIIDRCQWILPEWTEDSFPGFLFNVGVGRVANRFNFGGTNMAIDAACASSLAALDASVRELTQGTADVAVSMGADTVQTPFAYMAFSKTHALSRRGRCSPFDAQADGIVLSEGIGVVILKRLADAERDGDHIIAVIKGIGSSSDGREKGLTAPNAAGQLRALRRAYEQARVSPASIELVEAHGTGTVVGDRTESEALAHVWQEADAEPQSCALGSVKSLIGHTKCAAGIGGLIKVASSLERKVLPPTLVETPNPNANFTDGPLYLNTQPRPWIHSGDTPRRAGVSAFGFGGTNFHVVLEEYRGSFLEESRRGLDDWPAELFLFRRASRAALTEAVARCRERLTGGAQPALVDLAAAAARASSQNAAHPTVAIVAGSRAELNERLSAALDVLRTNKTEHRDPRGVYFCEKPAGGEVALLFPGQGSQYPNMLDQVAMAFPAAREVFDRAQQVLDGTLDRSLGRYIYPASSFSDEREKAARDELARADVAQPALGAASLAMLRVLRDVGLQGSMLAGHSYGEYVALAAAGAIGFDDVIRLSHRRGALMRAAVGDVPTGMAAVEAEAAKLEQLFTASDGITIANRNAPTQTVIAGTIEAVDAALAKLKAQGIRGRRISVSAAFHSPHIAPAQQPLAEALAACTIGTPQQTVYSNRTAEPHTADASTIAASLVEHLTSPVRFQEEIEAMYAAGARTFVEVGPQGVLTGLVGQILGERPHVAVATDNSGRPGLVQLAHALAQLSVAGVPLSLGAMYAGRESHPFALDELTVETGKRKPSPSTWLVNGVRSRPLNGPEPPLLGQRLLDYQFPKSEDNGATSGAKPRAAQASPVERAAPPAPVAPPASATTNRSTQTPAPTGAAAPSVPVRNTTESSSMSHGNGSAAGWTPVPPQAAADDATLVMLRYQDLMARFLDTQRSVMLTYLGGAPEAAPVAPLTSAPQQGMALAAYAPQAMPAYAAPPVPAAPVAQPAASAAVTPASAVVATNAEPAAVPAVAAAAPAAVEFNLETISSRLLELVSKRTGYPKEMLDLDLDLEADLGIDSIKRVEILGTLAESIEDAGTDMADTIELEKLTTIRNLRGILEYLEKALFSGDAQGQPALAAPATQALPAAASSNGAHDAGGNAASTAAASTNGDAAAELEVQRALVELIDAPLPTGGSLLIPSGAVLVTDDGRGIARTFASRLADFGQQLVIVRHAEGMNGSPTNGHVEANGVFFADFADPQSVEAMLGRIRSGVGKIGGLVHLAPLAELPTGDQWATRAYRDVRSLYLLARGLEQDLRQAAEAGGALLLAGTGIGGGLGFAETSSDEVFPGHGAIVGFMKCVALEWPQALVRVVDLDVMRSTDELAERLLAELNDADGPAEVGYLEGRRVTWEPVQATIEASATNEAPLAPNSTVLITGGARGITAAVALELAKNFQPHLVIVGRSPLPAEEEAAATLGENDTARLKAIFIEQLRAAGEAIAPAAVEAAYQRLLQDREIRGNLAALRAAGATVEYHSLDVRHGEAFGRLLEDLHERRGGIDGVIHGAGVIEDKLLADKTPESFDRVFRTKVESALTICRHVRPEQLKFCVFFSSLASRYGNRGQSDYAAANEFLSKLAWYLDRRWPGRVLAIAWGPWSGLGMVADLEKHLVRRGLKLISPEEGPRFVLDELRHGEKGESEVVIAGGAANLVQPVHNG; encoded by the coding sequence ATGCACGAACTCGAAGTCCTGGTGCTCACGCCGGCGGGTCTCTGCGACTCGGCGGTGGCGATCGCCGCTTGCCGCGCGGATGCCCGCGGCACGCTCGACCTCGAATACGTCATCGATCGACATCTGGCTCACCGAGAACTCGAGCGCCTGGCACAGTTCACCAGCAACGCGTTCGGCGTGAGGCTGGGAAGTCGTGCCGACGAATTGCCAGACGAGATCCTCGCCGCGCCGCACGAGCGTCTCGGTTGGGTATTGCTCTCGGCCACCGAGTCGGCCGGAACGGACTTGTCGCGGAGAGTGTCGCGCGTGCGCGACGCCGGCCGGCAGGTGTTGCTCGAAGTGACCTCGCCCGCCGAAATCGATCGCGCGCTGGCGGCCGAGTGCGACGGTATCGTGCTCAAAGGGCACGAAGCCGCAGGACGTGTCGGCGAGGAAACGTCGTTCGTCCTCTTGCAGCGTTGGAACCAACGGGCCGCGCAAGTGTCCCCCGGGACGCGGCTGCCGCTGGTTTGGGTACAAGGAGGCATCGGGCTCAATACCGCCGCGGCCTGTCTGGTCGGCGGCGCCCAGGGCGTCGTGCTCGATAGCCAGGTGCTGCTCGCCCGCGAAACACCACTCAGCGCGCAAATTCGCGCGCGACTCGCCCCCTTCGATGGCAGCGAGACGCAGATCGTCCGCTCGGCCGACGAGCAGATGTTCCGCGTCTGCTCGCGAGGCGACGGCGAGAAGCTGGAACAGATTGCCGCCTCGCTCGCGTCGGCCAGCGGCGTCGATCGGCAAGCCCTCAATCATTCGGCCAACGAATTGCCGCTGGCCCTGGGGCAAGATATCGCTTTCGCCGCGACCCTGGCCGAACGCTACCGCACGGTCGGAGGCATCATCGAGGCCATCCGTACCCGCTCCCGACAAAACGTCGAGGCCGCACGTCGCACGCAGCCTCTGGCGGCTGGCTCGCGGCTGGCCGCATCTCATGCCACACGGTACCCGATCTTGCAAGGACCGATGACGCGCGTCAGCGACACGGCCCCCTTTGCCGACTCGGTCAACGCCGCCGGCGCGTTGCCCTTTCTTGCCCTGGCGCTGATGCGGGGTCCGGAAGTGGAACGTCTGGTGAGCGAGACGAGCCAACGGCTCGCCGGGCGATCGTGGGGCGTCGGCCTGTTGGGCTTTCTGCCGCCCGAGATCCGCCGCGAGCAGGTCGAGGTGATCCGTAAGTACCGTCCCCCCTTCGCGCTCATCGCCGGAGGACGCCCCGATCAGGCGCGGGAACTCGAATCCGAAGGCATTCCCACCTATCTGCACGTCCCTTCGCCCGGCCTGCTCACGATGTTCCTGCGAGACGGCGCGAAGCGTTTCGTCTTCGAGGGGCGTGAGTGTGGTGGGCACGTCGGCCCACGCACGAGCTTCGTGCTGTGGGAAACGATGTGCGAGTTGCTGCTGGCCCACCTGGGCGAGCGCGGCCGTGGCAACGAGTTGCACGTCGCCTTCGCCGGTGGACTGCACGACGCCCTCTCGGCGGCGATGGTCTCGGCCATCGCCGCGCCGCTGGCAGAACGGGGCGTGGCGATCGGCGCACTCATTGGCACCGCTTATCTCTTCACCCAGGAAGCGGTCGATGGCGGCGCCATCGTGCCCCGTTTCCAACAAGAGGCGGTCGAATCGCGGGACACCGTGCTGCTCGAAACGGGCCCCGGCCACGCGATCCGCTGCCTCCGCACTCCCTACTACGACGACTTCCAGGCCGAGAAGCGTCGCCTCGAGGCGCAGGGCGTCTCGCACGAGGAACTGGTTCGCGCGCTCGAGTGGATGAACATCGGACGGTTGCGCGTCGCCTCGAAGGGGCTCGATCGCGTCGACGACGACGGCAGCCCCCGGCTGGCGCAGGTCTCCGCCGAGGAACAGTACGCGCGCGGCATGTACATGATCGGTCAGGTGTCGTCGCTCCGTGAAGGCCTGACGACGATGGCCGAACTGCATGCCCAGGTGTGCGACGGGTCGAGCGAGTTGCTCGAGCACCTCGACGCCGACGTCACGCCCCTCCGGGTCAAGCACACCCCTCCGCCACCGTGCGACGTCGCCATCATCGGCATGTCGTGCTTCTATCCGCAGGCGATCGACCTGCGCCATTACTGGCACAACATTCTGGCCAAGTCGTACGCGGTGACCGAAGTGCCCGCCACGCACTGGGACTGGCAGCTTTACTACGATCCCGATCCGCTGGCCAAAGACAAGATCTACAGCAAGTGGGGGGGCTTCATGCCCGACGTGGCGATCGATCCGTTCGAGTACGGCATCGCCCCCGCGTCGCTCAAGTCGATCGAGCCGCTGCAACTGCTGCTGCTCGAGGCGGTCAAACACGCCTTGTCCGACGCCGGCTATGAGCGCCGCCCCTTCCATCGCGAGCGCACGGCGGCGATCCTCGGCATCGGTGGCGGCGGCAGCCCGCTCGCCACGGCCTACGGCTTCCGCACCTGTCTGCCGCTGATCGACAATCTGCCCGACATGCCGTCGAAGTCGAGCGAGATCATCGATCGCTGCCAGTGGATCCTGCCCGAGTGGACGGAAGATTCCTTCCCCGGCTTTCTCTTCAACGTCGGCGTGGGGCGCGTGGCGAACCGCTTCAACTTCGGCGGAACGAACATGGCGATCGATGCTGCCTGCGCGTCGTCGCTGGCGGCGCTCGACGCCTCGGTGCGCGAGCTCACGCAAGGGACGGCCGACGTCGCCGTCTCGATGGGGGCCGACACGGTGCAGACCCCCTTCGCCTACATGGCCTTTAGCAAGACGCACGCCCTCTCGCGTCGCGGTCGCTGCAGCCCGTTCGATGCCCAGGCCGACGGCATCGTGCTGAGCGAAGGTATTGGAGTCGTGATCCTCAAGCGTCTGGCCGATGCCGAACGCGACGGTGACCATATCATCGCCGTCATCAAGGGGATCGGTTCCTCGAGCGATGGCCGTGAAAAGGGACTTACCGCTCCGAATGCGGCCGGCCAGCTCCGCGCCCTGCGACGCGCCTACGAACAGGCGCGCGTTTCGCCCGCCTCGATCGAACTGGTCGAGGCGCACGGCACCGGCACGGTCGTCGGCGATCGCACGGAGAGCGAAGCGCTCGCCCACGTGTGGCAAGAAGCGGACGCCGAGCCGCAATCGTGCGCCCTGGGATCGGTGAAATCGCTCATCGGCCACACGAAGTGCGCCGCGGGCATCGGCGGCCTCATCAAGGTCGCCTCCTCGCTCGAGCGCAAGGTATTGCCCCCGACGCTCGTTGAAACCCCCAACCCGAATGCGAACTTCACCGACGGCCCGCTCTATCTGAACACGCAGCCCCGTCCGTGGATTCACAGCGGCGACACGCCGCGTCGCGCCGGCGTGAGCGCGTTCGGCTTCGGCGGCACGAATTTCCACGTCGTGCTCGAGGAGTACCGCGGCAGCTTCCTCGAGGAATCGCGACGCGGACTCGACGACTGGCCCGCCGAACTGTTCCTCTTCCGCCGCGCCAGCCGGGCGGCACTCACCGAAGCGGTCGCACGTTGCCGCGAACGGCTTACCGGCGGCGCCCAGCCGGCGCTGGTCGATCTGGCGGCCGCGGCGGCTCGCGCATCGTCGCAAAATGCCGCGCATCCCACGGTGGCCATCGTCGCCGGCTCGCGCGCCGAGTTGAACGAGCGTCTCTCGGCCGCACTCGATGTGCTGCGCACGAACAAAACCGAGCATCGCGATCCGCGCGGCGTCTACTTCTGCGAAAAGCCGGCCGGCGGCGAAGTGGCGTTGCTCTTCCCCGGTCAGGGTTCGCAATACCCGAACATGCTCGACCAGGTGGCAATGGCCTTCCCGGCCGCTCGCGAGGTATTCGATCGCGCACAACAGGTCCTCGACGGCACGCTCGATCGTTCCTTGGGTCGCTACATCTATCCCGCGTCGAGCTTCTCGGACGAACGCGAGAAAGCCGCGCGCGACGAGTTGGCCCGTGCCGACGTGGCCCAGCCCGCCCTGGGGGCGGCCAGCCTGGCCATGCTGCGCGTGCTGCGCGACGTGGGCCTGCAGGGGAGCATGCTGGCCGGCCACAGCTATGGCGAATACGTCGCGCTGGCCGCCGCCGGGGCGATCGGCTTCGACGACGTGATTCGCTTATCGCACCGCCGCGGTGCCCTCATGCGGGCAGCGGTGGGAGATGTGCCCACCGGCATGGCGGCCGTCGAGGCCGAAGCCGCGAAGCTCGAACAGCTCTTCACCGCCAGCGACGGCATCACGATCGCCAATCGCAATGCCCCCACCCAGACGGTCATCGCCGGCACCATCGAAGCCGTCGACGCGGCGCTCGCCAAGCTGAAGGCGCAAGGCATTCGCGGGCGGCGTATCAGCGTCTCGGCCGCTTTCCATTCGCCTCATATCGCCCCGGCGCAGCAGCCGTTGGCCGAGGCCCTCGCCGCCTGCACGATCGGGACTCCGCAGCAGACGGTCTACTCGAATCGCACCGCCGAGCCGCACACGGCCGACGCCAGCACGATCGCGGCGTCGCTCGTCGAGCATCTCACGTCTCCCGTGCGCTTCCAGGAAGAGATCGAGGCGATGTATGCCGCCGGTGCTCGCACGTTTGTCGAAGTCGGCCCACAAGGCGTGCTGACGGGGCTTGTCGGACAGATTCTCGGCGAGCGTCCGCACGTGGCGGTCGCGACCGACAACTCCGGCCGACCGGGCCTCGTGCAACTCGCGCATGCCCTGGCGCAACTGTCGGTGGCCGGTGTACCGCTGTCGCTGGGCGCCATGTACGCCGGCCGCGAGTCGCACCCCTTCGCGCTCGACGAGCTCACCGTCGAGACCGGCAAGCGCAAGCCTTCGCCCAGCACGTGGCTCGTCAATGGCGTTCGCTCGCGTCCGCTGAATGGTCCTGAGCCGCCGCTGTTGGGGCAGCGTCTCCTCGACTACCAGTTTCCAAAGTCCGAGGACAACGGCGCGACGAGCGGAGCCAAGCCAAGAGCGGCCCAAGCCTCGCCCGTTGAACGTGCCGCCCCGCCGGCACCGGTGGCGCCGCCCGCTTCTGCTACTACCAATCGCTCCACCCAAACTCCGGCTCCGACCGGCGCTGCCGCGCCCTCGGTTCCGGTCAGGAACACCACGGAGAGTTCTTCGATGTCTCATGGAAATGGCTCCGCCGCCGGCTGGACGCCCGTACCTCCTCAAGCGGCGGCCGATGACGCCACCCTGGTCATGCTGCGCTATCAAGACCTGATGGCGCGCTTTCTCGATACGCAGCGCAGCGTGATGCTGACCTACCTGGGGGGCGCCCCCGAAGCAGCCCCTGTGGCGCCACTGACGAGTGCGCCGCAGCAGGGCATGGCGCTTGCTGCGTACGCGCCGCAGGCCATGCCCGCCTATGCAGCGCCCCCGGTTCCCGCGGCGCCGGTCGCGCAGCCAGCAGCCTCGGCTGCCGTGACACCAGCGTCCGCCGTCGTCGCCACGAACGCCGAGCCGGCCGCCGTGCCCGCCGTCGCGGCGGCGGCTCCCGCGGCTGTCGAGTTCAATCTCGAAACGATTTCGTCCCGTCTGCTCGAGTTGGTCAGCAAGCGCACCGGTTATCCCAAGGAGATGCTCGATCTGGACCTCGATCTCGAGGCCGATCTCGGCATCGACTCGATCAAACGTGTCGAGATCCTGGGCACGCTCGCCGAGTCGATCGAAGACGCCGGCACGGATATGGCAGACACGATCGAGCTCGAAAAGCTGACTACCATTCGCAATCTGCGCGGCATCCTCGAATACCTGGAGAAGGCGCTCTTCAGCGGCGACGCCCAAGGACAGCCAGCCCTGGCGGCTCCGGCCACCCAGGCGCTACCCGCCGCGGCGAGCAGCAACGGCGCGCACGATGCCGGCGGCAACGCGGCCTCTACGGCTGCCGCATCGACGAACGGCGATGCCGCCGCGGAACTCGAAGTCCAGCGGGCCCTGGTCGAGTTGATCGATGCCCCGCTTCCGACGGGAGGCTCGTTGCTGATCCCCAGCGGCGCCGTGCTCGTGACCGACGACGGCCGCGGTATCGCACGAACATTTGCCTCGCGGCTGGCCGATTTCGGGCAACAACTGGTCATCGTGCGTCATGCCGAAGGCATGAACGGCTCCCCCACGAACGGCCACGTCGAAGCGAATGGCGTCTTCTTTGCCGATTTCGCCGATCCACAGTCGGTCGAAGCGATGCTCGGTCGCATTCGCTCAGGCGTCGGCAAGATCGGTGGGCTGGTGCATCTCGCGCCGCTGGCCGAACTACCGACCGGCGACCAATGGGCCACGCGCGCCTATCGCGACGTGCGCTCGCTCTATCTGTTGGCGCGCGGCCTGGAACAGGATCTCCGCCAGGCGGCCGAGGCAGGGGGGGCGCTCCTCTTGGCCGGCACCGGCATCGGCGGTGGCTTGGGCTTCGCCGAAACGTCGTCCGATGAAGTTTTTCCCGGTCACGGGGCGATCGTCGGCTTTATGAAGTGTGTCGCGCTCGAATGGCCCCAGGCCCTGGTGCGGGTCGTCGATCTCGACGTCATGCGTTCGACCGACGAGCTGGCCGAGCGCCTGCTGGCCGAATTGAACGATGCCGATGGCCCGGCCGAAGTGGGCTATCTCGAAGGACGTCGCGTCACTTGGGAACCGGTGCAGGCCACGATCGAGGCCAGCGCCACGAACGAAGCGCCCCTGGCGCCGAATTCGACCGTGCTCATCACCGGCGGCGCGCGGGGGATCACGGCGGCCGTCGCTCTGGAACTGGCCAAAAACTTTCAGCCCCATCTGGTCATCGTGGGACGCTCTCCGTTGCCCGCCGAGGAAGAAGCGGCGGCCACACTCGGCGAAAACGACACCGCCAGGCTCAAGGCGATCTTCATCGAACAGTTGCGCGCCGCGGGAGAAGCCATCGCCCCGGCAGCCGTCGAAGCCGCCTATCAGCGGCTGCTGCAAGACCGCGAAATCCGCGGCAACCTGGCCGCCCTGCGTGCCGCCGGCGCCACGGTCGAGTATCACTCGCTCGATGTCCGCCACGGCGAGGCCTTCGGCCGACTCTTGGAGGACCTCCACGAGCGCCGCGGCGGAATCGACGGCGTCATCCACGGCGCCGGGGTGATCGAAGACAAGCTGCTGGCCGACAAAACGCCCGAATCGTTCGATCGCGTCTTCCGCACCAAGGTGGAAAGCGCCCTGACGATCTGCCGCCACGTGCGGCCCGAGCAGTTGAAGTTCTGCGTCTTCTTCTCGTCGCTGGCGAGCCGCTACGGTAACCGTGGACAATCGGACTACGCCGCCGCCAACGAGTTCCTCAGCAAGCTGGCCTGGTATCTCGATCGCCGCTGGCCGGGACGCGTGCTCGCCATCGCCTGGGGACCCTGGTCGGGGCTCGGCATGGTCGCCGACTTGGAAAAGCACCTCGTGCGTCGCGGACTCAAGTTGATCTCGCCCGAAGAGGGGCCGCGCTTCGTCCTCGACGAGTTGCGGCACGGCGAAAAGGGAGAAAGTGAAGTCGTCATCGCCGGGGGAGCCGCGAATCTCGTGCAACCTGTACACAACGGGTAA
- a CDS encoding polyketide synthase dehydratase domain-containing protein: protein MTPPPHAGSVADGPAPQASPRSTAQATAIQATVNELFVFAAPDRARLIAAIEHCQQQVAAQPALDLSELAGALASAPLDPPSLRLAIIAGQRDDLLKRLERARGRLADADCHQIQDVTGLYFTDRPLAPRGKLAFLFPGEGAQYLGMLGELVHQFDVVRDCFTWCDERLAISQTQERPISRFIDVPTDIATAERAALDNELRSLDNAMLSVLAADWGIHQVLEGLGVEPDVVLGHSAGELAALRAAGVFDRDDESPITGMLRTLREQEDASDAHAGVLLAAGIAPRAAADLLAQLTSAGTPQIELVHVAMENCPHQTVLVGPPAPMAAVEAALQSRKTMYERLSLARPYHTPLFEPLLGPLADMFAGVRFSAPSRPVYSATTGQPFPADPAAIRSLALAHWASPVRFIDAIENLYAAGVRIFVEAGPRGNLSSFVEDTLRGREFLAVPADVQRRGGMTQLLHLVAQLFVHGVPVRLAYLHPSRATQPTCEPSNTTPIEPMPARFTIPQESNAPAATELPLPLAVAEPTLAPMNQFPGAETRGGRAEVMQRHLALSEQFLADQQAITEQFLARRRGVRTNRLAPQLWRTPPEITPLAAVPTIPSEPVATPGSVPATVAAPCEIPHDLLSVPGPLVSEIVEHVAGERIVMRRRLDLSEDLYAEDHTVGGREVSKVDPNQHGLPVMPMTFTLEMMAEVAARLVPGHAPISVNDVTLIRWLALDDPISTVEVKASIEQRPDVPAEQVSVRVEVRDLGPDAGVEEANNGSAKRGAVAALGRVLLAQRYPIPPAPKPAAFTSARPNTIGLYELYRGLFHGPRFQGVTQLNGFGDEGIEATIQIQPRDNLFASRREPGFLLDPVTIDVAMHPAAGWHLEQPDQAGRVLLPYELGKIEFFSPPPAAGTELKVRTWIAHASARRFTHDGDVFTPEGRLWCRFTGVKCWRFYLPVDKVNFHGPKDEYFISRDWPIAAPPTPAETAPAETRSWAVLLEPSDDLVQPGMLAAAVRVTLSPVEQAAFRAVKEDDQRAGWLFGRVAAKDAARILWRHQCGERLYPSDIEIEAEPDGSVGATLRSNERPVGFPRIDFACTRRAMVGIASLDGRPGAALVRLDEFSVDEAGASSASELLLFEGAGIAPDEAAARLAVARQALRRALGPQRAEELARLVPQRFDHHRGILEFEPADALASRVGHRLHSPLAVRTAREGDLIVAAACCPEIAP from the coding sequence ATGACCCCACCACCACACGCCGGATCGGTCGCCGACGGACCTGCGCCGCAGGCTTCGCCACGCAGCACGGCGCAAGCCACGGCGATACAGGCCACGGTGAACGAATTGTTCGTCTTCGCCGCGCCCGATCGCGCTCGACTGATCGCCGCGATCGAGCACTGTCAGCAGCAGGTCGCTGCCCAGCCGGCGCTCGATCTGTCCGAACTGGCCGGGGCGCTCGCCAGCGCTCCGCTTGATCCCCCGTCGCTGCGGCTGGCGATCATCGCCGGCCAGCGAGACGACCTGCTCAAGCGGCTCGAACGGGCACGCGGACGGTTGGCTGATGCCGATTGCCATCAGATCCAGGATGTCACGGGGTTGTACTTCACCGATCGGCCCCTCGCGCCACGGGGCAAGCTCGCCTTTCTCTTCCCGGGCGAAGGGGCGCAGTATCTCGGCATGCTCGGCGAGCTGGTTCACCAATTCGACGTGGTACGCGATTGCTTCACCTGGTGCGACGAACGCCTGGCGATTTCGCAGACGCAGGAGCGCCCCATCAGTCGCTTCATCGACGTGCCGACAGACATCGCGACTGCCGAGCGCGCAGCCCTCGACAATGAACTTCGCTCGCTCGACAACGCCATGCTGAGCGTGCTGGCCGCCGATTGGGGTATTCACCAGGTGCTCGAGGGCCTGGGCGTCGAGCCCGATGTCGTCTTGGGACACAGCGCCGGCGAACTGGCTGCTTTGCGCGCGGCAGGGGTCTTCGATCGCGACGATGAGTCGCCGATTACCGGCATGCTCCGTACGCTGCGCGAGCAGGAAGACGCCAGCGACGCCCATGCCGGCGTATTGTTGGCCGCCGGGATCGCGCCGCGCGCAGCCGCCGATTTGCTCGCCCAGTTGACGAGCGCGGGCACGCCGCAGATCGAACTGGTCCACGTGGCCATGGAGAACTGCCCGCACCAGACGGTGCTTGTCGGTCCGCCGGCGCCGATGGCCGCGGTCGAAGCCGCGCTGCAGTCGCGCAAGACGATGTACGAGCGGCTCTCGCTGGCGCGGCCCTATCACACGCCGTTGTTCGAGCCGCTCTTGGGCCCTTTGGCCGACATGTTCGCCGGGGTTCGTTTCAGCGCTCCCAGCCGCCCCGTGTACTCGGCCACCACGGGCCAGCCCTTTCCCGCCGATCCGGCCGCGATCCGCTCGCTGGCACTGGCCCATTGGGCCTCGCCGGTGCGGTTCATCGACGCCATCGAGAACCTGTATGCCGCCGGCGTGCGCATCTTCGTCGAGGCCGGACCGCGCGGCAACCTCAGCTCGTTTGTCGAGGACACCCTCCGCGGGCGCGAGTTCCTCGCCGTACCGGCCGACGTGCAGCGTCGCGGAGGCATGACGCAATTGTTGCACCTGGTGGCGCAATTGTTCGTACACGGCGTGCCGGTGCGTCTCGCCTATCTTCATCCCTCGCGCGCGACGCAGCCGACCTGCGAGCCATCGAACACGACGCCGATCGAACCTATGCCAGCTCGTTTCACCATTCCCCAGGAATCGAACGCCCCGGCGGCGACCGAATTGCCTCTCCCGCTCGCCGTCGCCGAACCGACGTTGGCCCCGATGAACCAATTTCCTGGCGCCGAGACGCGCGGCGGACGTGCCGAGGTGATGCAGCGGCACCTGGCGCTCTCCGAGCAGTTTCTGGCCGATCAGCAGGCCATCACCGAGCAGTTTCTCGCGCGGCGGCGCGGGGTGCGCACGAATCGCTTGGCGCCGCAGCTTTGGCGGACACCGCCGGAAATCACTCCGCTCGCTGCCGTGCCCACCATTCCCTCGGAACCCGTGGCAACGCCCGGGTCCGTTCCCGCGACCGTCGCCGCGCCGTGCGAGATTCCACACGATCTGTTGAGCGTGCCCGGTCCGCTCGTCTCTGAAATCGTCGAGCACGTGGCGGGCGAGCGGATCGTCATGCGGCGGCGGCTGGACTTGAGCGAAGATCTCTACGCCGAGGACCACACCGTCGGCGGGCGCGAGGTGAGCAAGGTCGATCCCAATCAACACGGCCTGCCGGTCATGCCGATGACCTTCACGCTCGAGATGATGGCCGAAGTGGCGGCGCGGCTCGTACCGGGACACGCGCCGATCTCGGTAAACGACGTCACCCTGATTCGCTGGCTGGCGCTCGACGATCCCATCAGCACGGTCGAGGTGAAGGCCAGCATCGAGCAGCGTCCCGACGTGCCGGCCGAGCAGGTCTCCGTGAGAGTCGAGGTGCGCGATCTGGGCCCCGATGCCGGCGTGGAAGAAGCGAACAACGGCTCCGCCAAACGGGGCGCGGTGGCCGCCCTGGGACGCGTCCTGCTGGCGCAACGCTACCCCATTCCTCCGGCCCCCAAGCCGGCGGCCTTCACCAGTGCGCGACCGAATACGATCGGCCTCTACGAGCTCTACCGCGGTTTGTTCCACGGGCCGCGTTTCCAGGGTGTGACGCAACTCAACGGCTTCGGCGACGAGGGGATCGAAGCGACGATCCAGATCCAGCCGCGCGACAACCTGTTCGCGTCGCGCCGCGAACCTGGCTTTCTGCTCGACCCGGTGACGATCGACGTGGCGATGCACCCGGCGGCAGGCTGGCACTTGGAACAACCCGACCAGGCCGGGCGCGTGCTGCTGCCCTACGAGTTGGGAAAGATCGAGTTCTTCTCGCCCCCTCCCGCCGCCGGTACGGAGCTCAAGGTCCGCACCTGGATCGCGCATGCCTCGGCGCGGCGCTTCACGCACGACGGCGACGTTTTCACCCCCGAGGGACGCCTCTGGTGCCGCTTCACCGGCGTCAAGTGCTGGCGCTTCTATCTGCCGGTCGACAAGGTGAATTTCCACGGGCCCAAGGACGAATACTTCATCAGCCGCGACTGGCCGATCGCCGCGCCCCCCACGCCGGCGGAGACCGCCCCGGCCGAGACCCGTTCCTGGGCCGTGCTGCTCGAGCCGAGCGACGACCTGGTCCAACCGGGCATGCTCGCCGCGGCGGTGCGCGTGACGTTGAGCCCCGTCGAGCAGGCGGCGTTCCGCGCCGTCAAGGAAGACGACCAGCGCGCCGGCTGGCTCTTCGGGCGTGTAGCCGCCAAAGACGCGGCGCGCATCTTGTGGCGCCATCAATGCGGCGAACGCCTCTATCCGTCCGATATCGAGATCGAAGCCGAACCGGACGGAAGCGTCGGCGCCACGCTGCGCAGCAACGAGCGACCGGTGGGCTTCCCGCGCATCGATTTCGCCTGCACGAGACGAGCCATGGTCGGAATCGCCTCGCTCGACGGTCGCCCGGGGGCGGCGCTCGTGCGGCTCGACGAATTCTCGGTGGACGAGGCCGGCGCGTCCTCTGCCAGCGAGTTGCTGCTGTTCGAAGGGGCGGGCATCGCGCCGGATGAAGCGGCAGCCCGACTGGCCGTCGCCCGGCAGGCCTTGCGGCGGGCACTCGGTCCGCAACGGGCCGAAGAACTCGCGCGGCTCGTGCCCCAGCGCTTCGACCACCACCGTGGTATCCTGGAATTCGAGCCGGCCGATGCGCTGGCGTCCCGCGTGGGACATCGCTTGCATTCACCCCTTGCCGTACGTACGGCGCGCGAAGGAGACTTGATTGTGGCGGCCGCCTGCTGCCCGGAGATTGCCCCATGA